The window TGGAGGAGGCCATCGCGGATGGGGAAAATCCGACGCGGCTCCACCTGCTTTCCGTCTGGCGGGAAACGCCTCTTTTCAGCGACCGCGAACAGGCGGCCCTGGAATGGACCGAGGCCGTGACCCGAATCACGGAGGGCGGTCCCTCGGATGCCGTGTACGAGCGGGCGATGAAGCACTTTACCGAGGAGGAGTTGGTGAACCTCAACCTCGCCGTCGTGACGATCAACGGGTGGAATCGGTTCTCCATCGCCTTCCATGTCCCTCCGGCTCTCAAGAGCTTCTCCGGCCATGCCAACCCTTAACCCAAAGACAAAAATGAAAATCCTCATCGCAGGCGGAAACGGACTCATCGGAAAGAAACTCGCAGTTCTTCTCGAAAGAACAGGAAATGAAGTTGTGGCGGCCTCGCGTTCTTCCGGCGTGGATTTGATGACGGGGAAAGGACTTGATGCGGCAATTCGAGGCGTCGACGCGGTCGTGGACGTGCTGAACTCTCCCTCCTTCGAGGACCAGGCGGTCCTCGAGTTCTTCCAGGCAACCACGACCCATCTCCTCCAGGCTGAGGCTGCCACAGGTGTGAAACACCACGTGGCACTCTCGGTCGTCGGGAGCGATCGGGTGCCGGATTCCGGATACCTGCGCGCCAAGTCTGCTCAAGAGAACCTCATCAAGGCCGCTAACGTGCCGTTTACCATCTTACGCGCTACGCAGTTTTTTGAGTTCGCGCCAGGGATTGCCCAGTTTTCGGTGGTAGACGGAAAATATCGCCTGCCAACGGCCCTCATGCAGCCCGTGGCGGCGGATGATGTGGCGGCCTGTCTGGTAGAGGTGGTTTCTGCCGCGCCGCGGAACGGAATCCTGGAACTCGGCGGCCCCGAGAAGATCCGGCTCCATGAGTTCGTCGATCGCTATCTGAAGGCGACTGAGGTGCCCCATACGATTGAGATTGATCCGACCGCGACCTATTTTGGAGCGGCAATCGATGATCGCAGTCTGGTTCCACAAGGTCATGCCGTTTTGGGGAATCTTCGGTATCAGGACTGGTTGGAGAACCTCCGCTTCTAGCAAGGGCATTAACCCGTTCTCCTGCGCCTTTATGTTGGTCGGCGGAGATACGCTTGGCATGTTGCGACAGCCGCCCATTCCGCCGCTCAATACCTGAGGAGTTCTTCAACTTGTCGGCACCTTTCTTGGATGTTCCCGAAGAGCTGCCCAGGGCTTCTCGTTGGGTCGGTTCGAACTCTGAGGGTTTCCGAATGATGCGCGCTTCCCCAGAGTGAACTGCATAGTCGGCATGGTCTGTCCGTGGGCTGAATCTTTCTTATTTGCTTTCAGTTAGGCAGTTATGGTGTTTTTCATGGTTTATTCTTAAATATGCATGTCTGCGTATATGCTTTCATACAAATATGCATCTTTGCACATATGCGACCGTGGAATTTCTCTAGTTTCACGCTGTGCTGAAGGGCGCATTCGCTCTCGTGCGAACGGAGAGATTTGGGAATGATTTTGCTTATTTAAATAACGCATAAACGCCTGTTCGCATCAATGCGTTCAAATTGGCGAACGATTAATGCCGGCCATTCGTTGAATTCGCACTTGGCCGGATGTCCGCGGAGCCGGCAAGAAGCAGGGCAACCACGAGAGTCCCGGCGCTGGCTTTCGCATAATGTGCCAGGTGAATGAGGACCCGGTTTAGGGATTAAGAGCTCTCAATTGCGAAGGATGTCCCCGACTGGAGAGAAGCCGACGAGGGGATACCGGGGAAGGATGAAAGCCTCGGGAGTACTCGCATTGGTGGTCCCCAACGAAGATTACCGGACGCAGATGCTATGCTCACCAAGGGGCGACCCAACAAGCGAACGCCTACCTCGCCTCTGAGGCGAGATCCTATCGGCTACAGCTCTCCAGATCGCAGCTTGCTCCGGGCTTCCATCAGGATCTTGCCCAGCATGTTCTTTCCGCTCCCGTCTCCGCCATTGCCCCAGTAACTGTCCCGTGGGGTATGTTCGACGAGGAGGCTGTCTCCCGTGGAGAGCAGGACATCGCGGACGGATTGATGCTGTCGGACTTTCTCCGCGATGGCACGGCGCATGACGTCGTCCTTGATCTCTTCCCAATCCGGGCGGAGCGGGACATCCCGGCTGCGGCCCAGGTCGGCGGCTTCCCGTGGTGTCTCGGCGGCACGGATACATTCGCGGTAGGCCTCGTCGTGGAATTTCTGCGCTTGGAAATAATGCTCCGTCGTCGGCCAGACCTTCCCCTCCACCTCGATCGGGAGCCGGGCGAAGTTCGTCAGGAGGCCAAAAGCCTCGTTCGGTTTGTAAAAGCAGACAGACGTCGGATTCATGATTGCTCTTGTTCGCTGACACGCGTAATTCTGACGCGCCGGATTCCAGAGGCCTGAACAACAACGATTTCGACGCGGAACTCCTCCAGCTTCAGCTCGGCATCCCGGGCGATGGCTTCCGGGAACTGCCGCTTGATCCACGTCTCAACCGTCTCCCGGGGTTGGTACTCAAAGTTCCATCCTGTCTCCGCACGCAGTTCCCGCATGGAGAGGCTTCCGTCGACAAGGATCGAATTCTCGGTCTGCTCGTAGATGGGCCCCCGCTCGATATCGAGTTCATCGCGGATTTCGCCGACGATTTCCTCAAGCGCGTCTTCAAAGGTGATGATGCCCGCCATTTTCTCGTCGGCGTCCAGCACGACGGCAAGGTGGCTGCGGGAACTCCGGAAAAGCTCCAGCAGGGTCGGCAGGGGAGTGCGCGGGGTGAAAGTCAGCACGGGCCGGATCAGCGGCTGGAAAGATGCCTCTGGACCGAGCGCCTGGATCTGCCAGAGCCATTCCTTCACCAGTACCATCCCCAGCACGTCATCAATGCTGCCCTGACAGACCGGATAGCGACTATGCCCGCTGGCCTGGGCGATGCGCAGGTTTTCCTCCGTCGGCTTGTCGGCCCACAGGGCGATCACCTGATCGCGAGGCAGCATCACCTGCTGGGCGGTCACGTCGCGCAGGCGAAGGGAACGCACCATGATCTTGTTGATCAGGGCGTCGGAGCGATGGACGTGGCGGGAATGGCTCAGGACGTACTCCAGCTCGTCGGCAGAGAAGCCATGTTCCCCCTCCGATGCGGGCTGAAGCCCCGCCCAGCGCAGGAAGGTGTTGGCCGTTCCGTTCAGGATATAGATGAACGGGTAGAAGATATAATGAAAGACCAGCAGCGGAGCAGCCACCCCGAGCGAGACCTCGCGTGGGCGCTGGATAGCGAGCGACTTCGGTGCAAGCTCACCCAGGACGATGTGCAGAAACGTGATCGTCGCAAAAGCCAGCGTAAAGGCGAGCGTATGGTGGAAACTGACCGGAATGCCGAGCCAGTGAAAAATCGGCGTGAGCCAATGGGCGAGGAAGGGTTCGCCCAGCCAGCCGAGGCCGAGACTGGAAAGTGTGATGCCGAGCTGGGTGGCGGAGAGGCAGGCATCGAGGTTGTTGACCGCCTTGAGCGCCATCGGTACCCGCCAGTCGCCTTGGCGAAGCATGGGTTTCAGCTGACTGGCCCGGATCTTGACGATGGCAAACTCCGCCGCCACGAAAAAGCCGTTGGCGAACACGAGGAGGAGGATGACCAGCAACTGCCAGCCGAGAGTAAGTAAGGTCATCTAGATCAGGGGCGAACCAAGAGGCATTTTCTGCCGCCTGTCCCTCAAAACAAGCTTCGATACTGCGATTTTCATCACCTCGTGAGCCGCAGATTTTGTACCAGATTTGGCCTAAAGGAAAAAAATCGCGAGGCGGGCCGATAAGATGCATTGAAATGTAGGCCCGGAGCCTGTTATGTGCGCGCGACCATGTCTGATTTTGGTCGAGAAGATGCCATTGCTCTCTACAACGTGGATCGTTGGGGCGGAGGGTACTTTACCGTTAATAAACGCGGCAACGTCACTGTGATGCCGAATGGGTCGAGCGACCAGAAAATCGATCTCACCGAGATCATCCGCGAAGCCAAGTCGCGAAATCTCAGTTTTCCGCTGACCGTGCGTTTCCACGACCTCCTGCGTGATCGGGTGGAGACGATCAACCGCGCTTTCGCCGATGCCATCGCGGAATCCGGTTACCAGAACGTCTACCGCGGCGTATTTCCCATCAAGGTGAACCAACTGCGTGAGGTGGTGGAGGAGATCCTGGATGCGGGCAAGCCATGGCATTTCGGCATCGAGGCGGGCAGCAAGCCTGAGCTCATTGCCGCCATGGCGCTGCACAGCGACCCTGAGAGCCTGATTATTTGCAACGGCTACAAGGACACGTCGTTCATTCGCAATGCCCTCGTCGCTCGCAAGCTCGGCAAGATCGTCATTCTCGTGGTCGAGAAGCTCGAGGAGCTCAAACACATTCTCAAGGTAGCTGCCGACATGAACGTCGAGCCGATGATCGGCCTTCGTGTGCGCTTGCTTTCCAAGGGCGCTGGCAAATGGGCCACCAGCGGTGGTGAGAATGCGAAGTTTGGCCTGTCGACCGCCGACCTTGTACGCGCCAGCGACATGCTGGCCGAGAACGGACTTTCCCAGGCTCTCAAGCTCGTCCATTTCCACGTCGGCTCGCAGGTGCCCGATATCGGCACGATCAAGCGCGCGGTGAAGGAAGCCTCCCGCTTCTACGCCAAGCTCTCCAAGATGGGCCACCAGATCGAGTACCTCGATGTCGGCGGCGGTCTGGGCGTTGACTACGACGGCTCGCGCACGACCTTTGACAGCTCGACCAACTACTCGCTGAACGAATACGCCCGCGATATTGTTTACAGTGTCATGGAGGTGTGCAACGCCGAGCATGTCGCGCATCCCACCATCGTGAGCGAAAGCGGACGCGCCATTGTGGCCCACCATTCCGTGCTCATCGTTGAGACCTTTGGCTCGATTGAGAAAAACTCCATTAGCACCGATACGGTGACCGCCGAACCGGGCGACCCGCCGCTGGTGCAGGATATCATCGAACTTTCCGAGAACATCGGGAAAAAGAACCGCCTGGAGAGCCTGCACGACGCGCAGGAAATCCGTGAGCGTGCGCAGTCGATGTTTGACCTCGGTATGCTCGACCTTCGCGCCAAGGCTCGCATCGAGACCGTCTACTGGCAGATTGCCGAGGAGGTCGTCGCGATGTTCCGCGGGATGCGTTACATCCCCGAGGAAGTGAAGGAAATGGAAGTCGCGCTCGGCGACCAGTTCCTGTGCAACTTCAGCGTTTTCCAATCGCTCCTCGATCACTGGGCGCTCGGCCAGCTTTTCCCGGTCATGCCGATTTCGCGACTCAACGAACTTCCCGACCGTAACGCCACGATGGTCGACATCACCTGCGACTCGGATGGCAAGGTGAGCAAGTTTGTCGACCTTCAGGACGTGAAGGAAACCCTGCCTGTGCATCGCTGGGTTCCCGGCGAGCCCTACTATATGGGTTTCTTCCTCGTAGGCGCCTATCAGGACATCATGGGCGACATGCACAATCTCTTTGGCCGCGTCAATGAGATGCACATCTATCTCGATGAGGACGAGGATGCCGGCTACTATGTCGAGGAGGTGCTCCCCGGTAGCACGATCGGGCAGGTGTTGACCCTCACGCAATGGGACACCAATGAGCTGGCCCGCCGCATCAAGGCCCAGGTCGACGCTGCCATCAAGGGCGACCGGCTCAAGCCTAATGAGGCGATGAAGCTTCTCGACGACTACGAAAAGAGTTTAAATACCTACACCTACCTGAATTTCGACGACCAGAACACGAAGTGAGCGCACGCCGCACCCCATTATATGATAGCCATCTCGCCGCAGGCGGCCGGATGGTGGACTTTGCCGGCTGGGAGATGCCGGTTCAATACACCGGAATCCTCCAGGAACACTCCACGGTACGAACCGCTTGTGGAGCTTTCGACATCTCCCACATGGGCGAGTTTTTCGTCTCGGGTGCGGGTAGCGTAGCCTGGCTCGATGGCCTGCTGACCAACAAGGTCGCGGCGCTGGAGATCGGGCAGGCACAATATTCGCTCATGCTCAACGAGCAGGGCGGTGTGATCGACGATTTGATCGTCTACCGCATGGGCGAGGAGAGTTTTCTCATCATCGTCAACGCAGCTAAGATCGACGAGGACGAGGCCTGGATGCGGAAGCATCTCGTTCCCGGCATCGAGTTTGCCAACAAGAGCGACGACTACGCTGCTCTGGCGATTCAAGGGCCCAAGTCGGGCGCGGTTTACGAGGCGCTCTTTGGGCAGCCTCTTCCGGAGCAACGCAATCGCATCGTGGTGCATGGCGACATTTACGCCGTGATCACAGGATACACGGGCGAGGTGGGATTTGAGATCGTGGTTCCCGCTACCAAGGCTGCCGAGTACTGGGACAAGGTGCTCGCCGCCGGAGCTGTACCGGCGGGCCTGGGCGCACGCGATACCCTGCGCCTGGAGATGTGCTATCCGCTCAATGGCTCCGACCTTTCGCCGGAGCATACCCCCTTGGAGGCCGGACTCGGCTTTTTCGTGGATGTGCTCAAAGGCGACTTCATCGGCCGCGAGCGTCTGCTCGAGCAGAAGTCCAAGGGACTGACACAACGCCTCTCCGCTATCGAGGTCATTGGAAAGTGTCCGCCGATTCGTTCGCACTACCCGGTGCTCGCCTTCGGCAAGAAAGTGGCCGAGACGACCAGCGGCGCGCTTTCGCCCAGTCTCCAAAAGGGAATCGCCCTCGCGTATCTGCCAATCGAGCTTGCCAAGGTCGGGCAGGAACTTGAAATTGAAGTTCGCGGAAAAGCGTACAGCGCCGTCGTAGTGAAGAAACCTTTTTACCAGCCGAAACCATGAATGTTCCCGATGATTTGAAATATGCCGAAAGCCACGAATGGATCCGAGTCGAAGGAGACATCGGTACGGTGGGAATCACGGATCATGCGCAGGAAGAGCTGACCGATATCGTCTTTGCCGAGCCTCCGAAAGTCGGCGAGACCTTCGGCGTCAAGTCGGCTGCGGCCGTGGTGGAATCCGTCAAGGCGGCCAGCGACATTTACACTCCGGTTTCCGGTGAGATCGTGGAGATCAATCCCGCCATCGTCGACAATCCGGCTCTGCTCAACACCGACCCGCATGGCGAAGGCTGGATCTTCAAGATCAAGCTCTCCAACCCGTCCGAACTCGACGCGCTTCTCGACGCTGCTGCTTATCGTGAGCTGATCGCGAAATGAGCGGGGTGCCATTCGCCCGCCGTCACATCGGTCCCTCGGCAGCCGAAGTCGCAGAAATGCTCCACACCATCGGTGTGGAGACGCTCGACGCCCTCATCGATCAAACCGTGCCGGCGGAAATCCGCCGCCGCGAGTTGCTCAATCTCCCGGACGCCCGCTCGGAGGAAAAGGCCCTCAGCGATCTCGCCGAGATCATGGAGCACAATGAGCTCAAGCAGAGCCTCATTGGCATGGGCTACGCGAATACGCATCTTCCCGCGGTGATCCGCCGCAAGATCCTGGAGAATCCTGGCTGGTACACAGCCTACACGCCGTATCAGGCGGAAATCTCCCAGGGTCGCATGGAGGCGCTGCTCAATTTCCAGACGATGATCTGCGACCTCACGGGGATGCAGATTTCCAATGCCTCCCTGCTCGACGAGTCCACCGCCGCCGCCGAGGCGATGGCGATGGCTCGCGACATCAAGGGCGGCGACACGCTTTACGTCGCGGAGGATTGCCATCCGCAAACCATCGCGCTGCTGCGCACTCGCGCGGAGCCCATGGGCATCCGCGTTGTCGTGGGCTCGGTCCACCAGCTTCCCTCAGAACCCGTTTTTGGTGTGGTTGTTCAATACCCGGCGACCGACGGCGTGATTCACGACCTGCGTTCCGTGGTGGAAAAAATCCACGCGGCAGGAGCTGTTGCCATCGTGGCGGCGGATCTTCTTGCTCTCACGCTGATCACTCCTCCGGGAGAATGCGGCGCGGATATCGTGGTCGGCTCGGCCCAGCGCTTTGGCGTTCCCTATGGCTACGGCGGACCTCATGCCGGTTTCCTCGCCACCAAGGATGAGTTCAAACGCAAGATGCCGGGCCGTTTGATCGGCATCTCCCGCGACGCGGAGGGCCGTCCGGCCCTGCGTCTCACCTTGCAGACTCGCGAGCAGCACATCCGTCGCGAAAAGGCGACGAGCAACATCTGCACGGCTCAGGTTCTGCTGGCTGTCATTGCCTCGATGTACGCGGCCTATCATGGCCCGGAGGGGCTGAAAGGTATCGCCCGGCGCATCCATGGAACGACCCGTAAACTCGCGGCTGCCCTGCAGGCGAGGGGATGGGCGGTTCATCAGGGGCCCTACTTCGACACCATTCGGCTATGGCTGGCGGGTGACTATGCGAAGGACCTCCTGCGTCTGGCCGAGTCTCGCGGCATCAATCTCCGCAAGCTCGACGAGCACGCGATCACGCTGACGCTGGACGAAACCTGCGACGACATCTCGGCCCTGCTCGATCTCTTTGAGTTGACGCCTGAGGACGTGGCTGCCGAGGTCGCCGAGATCATTCCCGCCGCCCAGCAGCGTACGAGCGAGTTTCTTACCCATCCGGTCTTCAATTCCTATCATACGGAAACGGAACTGCTGCGCTACATCCAGCGCCTCGAGTCGCGCGACTTGTCGCTCACGACCTCGATGATTCCACTCGGCTCCTGCACGATGAAGCTGAATGCGGCAGCTGAGATGTACCCGGTCACCTGGGAAAAGGTCGGCGGTTTGCATCCCTTCATCCCGAAGCATCAGGCCAAAGGGTATCATCTCATGTTCCGACAGTTGGAGCGCTGGCTCGCTGAGATCACGGGCTTTGCCGCCGTTTCGCTCCAGCCGAATGCCGGTTCCCAGGGCGAATACGCGGGCCTGCTCGCGATCCGCGCCTACCTTCATTCCAAGGGCGAAACCCAGCGCAATATCTGTCTGATCCCGACCTCCGCGCATGGCACCAATCCCGCCAGCGCCGTCATGGCCGGTCTCAAGGTGGTGGCGGTGGCGTGTGATGCGCTCGGCAACATCGACGTGGCCGACCTCGACAAGAAGATCGAGGCGCACCGCGATTCCCTCGCCGCGCTCATGGTGACTTATCCGTCAACGCATGGCGTCTTCGAGGAGGGCATCAAGGCGATCTGCGCCAAGGTTCACGCCGCAGGCGGTCAGGTTTACATGGACGGCGCCAACATGAATGCCCAGGTCGGCCTCTGCCGTCCGGGCGACATCGGCGCGGACGTCTGCCACCTGAATCTCCATAAGACCTTTTGCATTCCGCACGGCGGAGGCGGTCCCGGTGTCGGGCCGATCTGCGTCGCGGCGCATCTGGCTTCCTTCCTGCCCGGTCACTCCGTGATCAGCCTCGGACGCGAACACACCGTTGGCGAAATCGCCCAGGCCCCTTGGGGTAGCGCGAGCATCCTCGTCATATCCTGGATGTACATCGCCATGATGGGACCGAACGGTCTCGTCGAGGCGACCGAAGCCGCCATTCTCAACGCGAACTACATCGCCGCCCGCCTGGAGAAGTATTTCCCGATCCTTTACAAAGGATCGCAGGGCCGCGTTGCGCACGAGTGCATCGTGGACTTCCGCGAGTGGAAGCAGCGCGCCGGGATCGAGGTGGAGGATGTGGCCAAGCGCCTGATGGATTACGGCTTCCACGCTCCGACCATGAGCTGGCCGGTACCCGGCACGCTCATGATCGAGCCAACCGAGAGTGAATCCAAGGCCGAGCTGGATCGTTTCTGCGATGCGCTCATCGCCATTCACCAGGAGCTCGTCGAGATCGAGCTGGGAACGCTTTCCAAGACGGACAATCCGCTCAAGAACGCTCCGCACACGGCGCAGGCCGTGATCGCTGACGACTGGGCGCATCCGTACAGCCGCGAACGCGCCGCCTATCCGGTGCCGCGCTTGCGCGAGCACAAGTTCTGGCCCGCCGTTGCCCGAGTGGACAACGTCTACGGCGACCGCAACATCATGTGCTCCTGCCCTTCCGTCGAGGAAGTCGCAGGTTGAGTCCCGCTGCTCGGGGGAACTCCACCGCCTGGTGAGAGGTTCCCTCCGGGCTGGGCGAGGCTCTGGAATTCCGGCTCATTCCTCCACGACTTGAAGAAGTCGTCATTGAGGATTTGCTCACGCATGCTGACGCCGCCGATCTCGATGGCTTTTCGTGCAGTGTCGTAGAATTCCTTCTTCTTGTTTAGCGAATAATAGACGCGGGCGAGCAGGAGGAAGTTTTGCGCATTGGTCGGTTCGATCCGAATCAATCGTTCTGCCGGCGCCAGAGCATCCTGCCACTTGCTATTTACTCCGTAGTAGGTGACAGCAATTCTCAGCATAGCGGGATCGTCCGCCAGGTCGTTGGTACCTTTGTTGACGACTGCCTCAGCCTTTTCCGACTCTCCGACTCGGGAATAGAGCTCGATCAGCTTGTCGACGATTTCGCGGTTGCGGGGCTGCTGTGCGAGGGTGTCCTTGAGCCCGCGTATCTCTCCCTCTGTTTTCTTGCGTTCCTCAGCCATGATGGCGAGACGCCAGAGCGGGAGATTGTTGTAGTCCTTTTCCAGCGCCTTCTGGAAGAGCGCGATGCTGGTGTCGAAGTCTCCCTTGTCCCACAGCAGGCGAGTCAGCACTGCAATGACTTCGATGTTTTCCGGCCAGAGCTCAAGCGCTTCAAAATACGCACGGATCGCCTCATCCTTCATTTTGCGATACTTGTAGATGTTGCCAATCGTCTGTCGCAGTTTCGAGAAGGAACGCTGGGCGTCGTAGTCGCTGGCGTATGAGGGATCGTTGAGGAGTTTGGCTTTGTAATCCTTCCAAAAGGCAAAATCCCTGGCGACCGCTTCTGGCGGGATGCGGTCCAGCTTTGTCTTGCTTAGCTGGTAAACAAGGCCATGCGGTATCGCGTAGTCATAGGTCCACGGGATGGAGAAGCTCTCCTCGATGAAGAAGTCGTGCCGGTCCTTGTTTTTCTCCCAAATCCATTTCAGGATGGCTCCCATTTCAAAGGAGTAATCTGCCTGCTCTTCCTTGGAGGCCGTCTTTTTTGCATCTTCGGTGATGACCTTGCACTCCTCGGGAGAGGGGAGAGCTATGGTTTCCTGCGGGTAGGTGTTTTCCCGGCCCAGCCATTTCTCAAAGGCGTTCTTCGGCTTCGGACGCGCGGTCGTGTAGTGATCCCGCAGATACTTCATGTAGTTGGACTCACCGAGCGCGTTCTGGGTGATGATGTAAAGGTCGCGTCGATCAAAGCCCGGGTCACGCTTGAGCGCAGCTGGCTGCGGGCTTTCCCCGAAAATCATGTACGTCGGGACGAAGCGCCCGGGATCCGAACCGCCAATCACGATGGACCCCTTGGGCAGGTCCTTCAGCATGTCATGGCCAAACATCCAGCCAAACCAGTGATTTCTCTGGCTGGCCTCGGAGAAATTCACCAGGAAACCGTAGGCCGGCATGATCGGAAGGAGCGCCGTGATCCAGATGAGCTTCGTCCGTCTCCGCGTCAATGCATCGAGCAGGTAGCCGCCGCCCATCACGCACAGCAGTGAGAAGATGAGGTTGGTATAGGTGTGATACGGCATTTGCAGCCACCACCCGTCAGCGTCGATCTTGGCACCGTCCAGGATGGGCTGAAGGAACGCGGCGAGAACAAATGCGATGTGTAGCAGATAGATCCAGGTGCGGCGGTTGAGCGACAGTCGGAGGGCAGCCAGGATGGAGCAAAAGTAAAAGATGATGCTGAATGGCGTGAAAGACCGGTTGAGCTGAAGCCAGAAGAATCCAGCCCACTCCACGAGCACTTCCCGCTTGCTGCGTTCCACCTCTCCAGCCTTGGGCTTCGTTTGCTCGCCCGGATAGGTGCCCATG of the Terrimicrobium sacchariphilum genome contains:
- a CDS encoding glycosyltransferase family 117 protein, giving the protein MNKRRIFSRADWLCGLGAFLVSLAVYGYTAAPNVTLLDSGEFLVAAGHFGVPHPTGYPLWTFTSWLFQLLPLGNMAWEVAVWSGVCTAGAVGIAAMMSNNILRWMGFFGEAGQRWANIVISGSFALTLAFSFSVWSQAVIAEVYGLHALMTAIFLLLLYRWVHGPQRDSLMIGAFFVLALSFGNHHLTLVLSPLPFLLILLLRRRAFWDWLLAAMVTALLVYLGFAILSGDVLVLKTAIRLAYCVAIGGAFLLWKRRLRIRVKLIAFLPFAVIAGLLSYVYMPLASSTNPPMNWSYTREAQGFFYSINRSQYQGPLTEQSIKTLGRFMGTYPGEQTKPKAGEVERSKREVLVEWAGFFWLQLNRSFTPFSIIFYFCSILAALRLSLNRRTWIYLLHIAFVLAAFLQPILDGAKIDADGWWLQMPYHTYTNLIFSLLCVMGGGYLLDALTRRRTKLIWITALLPIMPAYGFLVNFSEASQRNHWFGWMFGHDMLKDLPKGSIVIGGSDPGRFVPTYMIFGESPQPAALKRDPGFDRRDLYIITQNALGESNYMKYLRDHYTTARPKPKNAFEKWLGRENTYPQETIALPSPEECKVITEDAKKTASKEEQADYSFEMGAILKWIWEKNKDRHDFFIEESFSIPWTYDYAIPHGLVYQLSKTKLDRIPPEAVARDFAFWKDYKAKLLNDPSYASDYDAQRSFSKLRQTIGNIYKYRKMKDEAIRAYFEALELWPENIEVIAVLTRLLWDKGDFDTSIALFQKALEKDYNNLPLWRLAIMAEERKKTEGEIRGLKDTLAQQPRNREIVDKLIELYSRVGESEKAEAVVNKGTNDLADDPAMLRIAVTYYGVNSKWQDALAPAERLIRIEPTNAQNFLLLARVYYSLNKKKEFYDTARKAIEIGGVSMREQILNDDFFKSWRNEPEFQSLAQPGGNLSPGGGVPPSSGTQPATSSTEGQEHMMLRSP